GAGCCACGGCTGGGTGTTCGAGGTCGACCCGTACGGCCGCCGCACCAAGCCCGAGCCGCTGAAGGAGATGGGCCGCTTCGCGCACGAGGCCGTGTGCGTCGACCCGCACACCCTCACCGCGTACCTGACCGAGGACGCGTCCGGCCCGTTCGGCATGTTCTACCGGTTCCGCCCCCGCGCCCACCGCGGCGACTACCACGCGTACATGCAGGGCGGCCGCCTCGAGGTCGGGTACGTCCGGGACGTTCCGGACCTGTCGCTGATCGACGAGCCCGGCACGAAGCTGCACGTCCGCTGGAAGGCCATCCCGGACAAGTACGCCAAGCAGACCTCGATCCGCGAGCAGTTCGGCGACGAGATCACCCGCACGCAGAAGCTCGAGGGCTGCTGGTGGGGGCACGGCAAGGCGTGGTTCACGGCCAGTTTCGCCTACAAGTCCGACGGCGCCGCCCGCGACCACAAGGGCCAGGTCTGGACCTACGACCCGAAGACCAACGAGTTCGAGCTGCAGCTCATCTTCAAGGCCGACTCCAAGTACGACGGCCCCGACAACATCGTCGTCTCCCCCTACGGCGGCGGCGTGATCATCGCCGAGGACGGTGACGGCGAGCAGCACCTCGTCGGCACGACCAAGGACAACAAGCCGTTCGCGTTCGCCCGCAACGCCGCCAACGGCAGCGAGTTCTGCGGCGTGACGTTCTCCCCGGACGGCCGCACGCTCTACGCCAACCGGCAGAGCGGCCCCGGCGTGACGTTCGCCATCACCGGCCCCTGGGACAAGATCCGCGGCTGACCCGAGCGGCCCGCTCAGGCCAGCCCGCGCCGGGTCTCCGCCGGGGGCCGCTCCCCCCGGATGGAGGCCACCATGTCCAGGACGTCGCGCACCGCGGCGGCCTGCGACTCGGGGACGCGGAACGCCCGCGCCCCCAGCCACGCGTGGACGGACGCCGCGGCCAGCAGCCCGGGATCGGGCTCCCGCGCGTCCGTCTCCAGCGTGACCAGTACCTTCTCCCCGGCGGCGACGAGGCCGGCCACCCGAGCCGCCGGGGGCGCCGTGCCCGCGTCCGCGAACCCGTCCGGCACGCGCTCGTCCGGCGCCAGCAGCGCGCCCGTCTCAGTCATCCCCATGCCACTAGCGTGGCACGATCGACGGCACCGACACGTAAACTGATCGGAGCATGATCGTGCTTGTGGTCATCGGGTTGGCGGCCGTCGCCGTACTGGGCGCGGTCGTCCTGCTCGCCATGGGCCGGGGCGGCGAGCTCTCCACGGCGCCCCCCGACCACCCGCCGCTGTCCTTCGGCGCCGAGGGGTGGCCCATCACCGAGGCGGAGGTCGCGTACCTGCGGCTGCCGCGCACCCTGTGGGGCTACCAGCCGGACATGACGGACGAGGCCGTGCGGCGTCTCGGCCGCGCCCTCGCCGACCGCGACGCCGAACTGTTCGCGCTGCGCCGGGAGAACGCCGAGCTGCGGCACCGCGCGGGCGAACCCGTCGGCGCCCTGTACGGCCTGCGGGAGACCAGGCCCGACACCGGGCACGACACGGTCCCGTCCGGCGAGGTCCCGCCGGACGGGGGCGACCCGCACGACGCCGCGTCCCCGTACTCCGGCGCCGCGTCCGGTGCCGGGGCGACGCGCCTCGACGGCGCGTGGGACGGCGACGACCGTACGGACGACCCGGCGCGCGACACGAAGCAAGACCCGACGCAGGACCACGACGACGAGGAGCGCGACCGGCCGTGACGACCGCGATCATCGGTGCGGACGGTCTCGGCCGCTGCCCGTGGGGTGCGGGCCCGCCCGACTACCTCG
The nucleotide sequence above comes from Actinomadura algeriensis. Encoded proteins:
- a CDS encoding alkaline phosphatase PhoX; the protein is MSVTRRGVMKGGAVGAMSIAMAGSLDAIFQTSAVADTGAGEAYGYGPLVPDPKGVLDLPEGFTYKQLSVEGDTISDGVKVPGRHDAMGTFPTGNGNELLVVRNHEQTASGVKAIAPDELVYDPEAFGGTTTMTLRNGDELKSQYVSLAGTSTNCAGGKTPWGTWLTCEETEGFGGESKSHGWVFEVDPYGRRTKPEPLKEMGRFAHEAVCVDPHTLTAYLTEDASGPFGMFYRFRPRAHRGDYHAYMQGGRLEVGYVRDVPDLSLIDEPGTKLHVRWKAIPDKYAKQTSIREQFGDEITRTQKLEGCWWGHGKAWFTASFAYKSDGAARDHKGQVWTYDPKTNEFELQLIFKADSKYDGPDNIVVSPYGGGVIIAEDGDGEQHLVGTTKDNKPFAFARNAANGSEFCGVTFSPDGRTLYANRQSGPGVTFAITGPWDKIRG